The following DNA comes from Cystobacter fuscus DSM 2262.
CCCTGTCGTCGGGGGCGGGACCGGTCCCGCCCCCGGGAGCACCGGCTTCTTCTCGGCGGGAGCCGATGACGGGGTCGTGCGCAAGGCGGGCGAAGCAAGGTTGCGGTCGATGCTCGTCATGGACGGCTCCTGCCAGACTGGAAAAAGTGAACGGCTTTGAAGAGGTTATCGTAAAAATCAGGCGGCCTGTTGCGCCTACTGTCCTACTTCTTCCCACGAAGACGGACAGCCCCCTGGGCGCAGGAAGCGCAGGTGGCCGGGTGAATGCCTGGGCGTGGGAGAGCTGCGATGGGGGAAGAGGCGCCTCGCGGATGCGGGACTCGCACGCGCGAGAGAAGCACTGAACCCCCGGCCCGGAGCAGCGGCTCAACGGGTGGGGAGGATCTCGATGCGCGTCACCGGGTTGCCCGGGGAGGACAGGTTCGCGGAGGTGCGCACGAGCGTCCCCTCCTCGAGGCTCTGCAGGGACACCCGCTGTCTGCCGCGCAGGACCTGGACGTTGCTCGCGAGGGGCAGGGTAGTCGAAACGCCCCCTTCCTCCGCGAGGACGATCTGCTGGCCGGACACGGAGCGCACGCGGCCGGTATGCAGGACGTTGGCGAGGGCGTAGCCCGAGTCGTCCTCGTCGGGCGCCGAGCCCGTGGGGTAGCCGATGCTCGTGGGGGAGCCGATGCCCGTGGCGCCCTCGGGGGCCTCGGCGTTGGGGTCTCCGATGGCCGAGGTCCGGCCGGTGCCGTCACCGGTCGTGTCCGTGCCGCCCGTGCCGCTGCCGCCCACGCCCTGCTCCGACGAGGACGCGGGCTCATTGGACTGGGCCTGCGCGAGCTGGGCACGCATCCGCGCGAGCTGCTGCTGGAGCTGGGCCACCTGCGTGCGCAGCCGGGCCACTTCCAGGCGTTGTTGGGCCTCGACCTCGGCCTGCGACTGCGTGCCGCTGTCCTGCTCCGTCGTCTGGGCGGCCCCCTGCTCCGCGCCCAGCACGAGGGCCATGCCGAGCGCCGCCACGCCCAATCCCATCCAGGTCTGTCTTGCCATCGGACTTGCGCTCCCTTCTTCGCGAAACCCCGGGGTGACCCCCGGGGGTGGGCCTACTTCTGGGACTTGCGCGGCGAGGACTGCACGACGATGTCGCGCGCACGCTCGACACCATCGACGTACGCGAACGAGGTCTGCACCCGCGCGCCCTCGGAGATCTGCTTGAGGGGAATCTGCTGGCGCGTCGAGCCCTTGAACGCCCGCGTCTGATCGTCGATGGCGAGCCGGGAGACGGTGCCATCCGTGATGTCGACGACCTCGATGTGCTGGGGCGTGACGTCGCGCACCCGCCCGTCGAACTCCACGGTGACCACCGTGACCGGCTGGGCGTCATCGTCCCGGGAGGCATTCGCCGTGTTGTTCGTGTCTCGGGGAGCCGAAGCCGAGCCCCCCGCGCCGGAGCCCCCTGCCCCGCCCGTGCCTCCCGTCCCGCGCAGATTGGACACCTCGCGCTCCAGGGCTTCCACGCGCCGCTGGAGGTCGGTGAGAGACGTCCCCTGCCCGCCGCTGCCTCCCGTGGCGCCGGCATTGCCACCCGAACCGCCGGTTGCGCCTGAACCACCCGTTCCACCCGCCGCCCCCGTGCCCGTCTGGGTGCTCGGGCTCAAGAAGGGCGAAGCGGAGGGCATCTCCGGAGTGGTCCCCCAATAGGTGGGCCCCCCGGGTCCCACCGTCCCGGTGCCGCCCGTTCCCTGAAGCCCCGTGCCCCCCGCCTGGGTGTTGTTCTGCAAGGGCACGCCATTGAGCCCCGCGTTGCCCTGTTGCCCGAACGGCCCGAAGAGGCCCGGGCCCGCCGTGTCCTGCCCTTGCTGGATGCTGGCCGCGCCCGTCGGTCCCGCCGCGGGCTGCTGTTGCTGCCCCACCGCGCCCTGCTGCTGCGCCACGGCCACCAGAGGGGTGGTCCCCAGCAAGGCCAGCGCCATCCACATGGCTCCGCGCATCTCACTCCTCCTCGTCGTGAACCCCTACCTGCCCGCAAGGTGGGAATCGTTCACCAAGACACCCACCCGGACGCGGGGAAGGGCTGACTCCCAGGCTGCCCTTGGGGCGGGGGAACGGGCCGGACGGCGGAAAACGGAATGAAAGGAGGGGACGGGTGAAACTTCCGGCGGCTTCGTGTCACGTTGAGGCGTGGCCCATCTCTTCGCGATCCGAATGCCCTTCACGGGCAGCGCGGTACCGGCCGTCGATACCGAGCGACGGCTCGTCGCGCGCGCGCGGCGAGGGGACCCGGCCGCCTTCCGTGGCCTCTTCGAACAGCACTCGCCCGCCGTCTGGCGCTTCCTGCGCGACCTGCTGCGGGACGAGGCCGCCGCGGACGAGGCCACCCAGGAAACGTTCGTGCGGGCCCATGCGCGGCTCGGGGCGCTGCGAGACGACACGCGGTTCGTCTCGTGGCTGCTGGGTATCGCGCGCCACGTCTATCTGGAGTCACGCCGCGGCCAGGCCACGCACCTGGACATCGCCGACGAGGAGAACGAGCCCCTGCTGGAGGCGGCGCGGCCCTCGCCCACCCCCGAGGCGTGGTTGCTGGATCGCGAATTGGAGGGCCTCTTGAGCGAGGCCCTCGGCGAGGTGCGAGAGGAGCGCCGGGCGGCGCTGCTGCTGCGCATCGACCATGGGCTGGCCTACGAGGACATCGCCCAGGTGATGGGCTGGTCACTGCCCAAGGTGAAGAATGAGATCCACCGGGCCCGGTTGCAGCTGCGCGAGCGGCTGGCCGGGCACGTGGGAACAGGAGGTCGGCCATGAATCTCCCCTGCCGCGAGTCGGACCTGGACGCCCTGCTCGCCGGAGAGTTGTCCGCGGAGGAAGCCGGTCGCGTGGGCGCGCATGCGGCCGCGTGTGACACGTGCGCGCGGACGCTGGAGTGGCTGAGGATGGAGCGTGGGTGGATGGCGCGGCGGGCGAGGCGTCAACCCGCGCGGCGGGCGTTGGAGACGGGCGCGTGGGAGGCCCGGTTGCGGCCCGCGCCGTCGCGCTCCTGGCCGAGGGAGTGGCGCGGGGGGATGTGGGCCGCGGCGGCGCTGGTGTCGTGCGTGACGCTCAGCCTGCTGTCCACGGCGCGCCCCACGGCCCGCCCCGAGGAGCCCTGGGGAGACGGGCTCGTGTCCATGGCCCGGGTGGAGATGTGCACGGATCCGGGCATCGAGGCGGTGGCCCGCGTGGAGGCCCGGGTGGGAGCATGCCTGTTGGCCTCGCCCACCCAGCCTCCGTGGTGAGCCAGCCGCCTCAGGGGGACGACGGATAGGCGAGCGCCCGGTCCACCGCGGCCCTGGCCTGCACGAGGCCGTAGCCGAACACGTCGTTCTGGTCCGTCTTCGAGGGCTGCGCGGGGTTGGGGATGTACCGGGCGGACTTCTGGAGGATCTCCAGCACCTGGTCGCTCTTGAGGTCCGGGCGGGCGCTCCACACCAGCGCGGCGACGGCGGACGCGTAGGGCGTGGCCATGGAGGTGCCGGTGCTGAAGGCGTAGTCGCTGCCCTGGATGCCCAGGCGCACGTTCTGACCCACCTGGGCGAGGAAGGTGGGCACGAGCGTGGTGGTCACCGCCGTCACCGGGGGCCAGTTCGCGTCGGTGTTGAGCGTGAAGAGCAGCGAGTCGTCATCCTCGGGATCGTTGTTGCCGATGATGACGGCGCGCGCGCCCTGGGAGCGCACGTTGCGCACCTTGTCGGCGAAGGTGATTTCCCCCCCGCGCTCCACGAAGGCGACGAAGCCGTCGCAGGTGGCCTCGGGGCAGGAGCGCAGGCCCTTGCCCTGACCGCAGTTGAGGAGCTTGCCCTCGTACTCCTCGAAGGGCACGTAATCCAGGGCCGACGAGACGTAGAAGGTGCTGCCGATCCACAGGTTGGCGAAGGGCGCCTTGCCCCGGGGATAGGTGGAGTAGATGTTCACGCCAGGGGCCACGAAGTCCAGGTGGGGGCCGATCTGGGAGAACCCGGGGTGCTTGGCCTCCTCGTCCACCGCGCCCACGGCGATGACGGAGTCATAGGCGGCCGGGTAGACGCGGGACTCCTCGGTGGCCGTCTCGCCGCCGTTGCCACTGGCCGCGAAGGACAGCAGCCCCGCGGCCTTGGCCTT
Coding sequences within:
- a CDS encoding RNA polymerase sigma factor; translated protein: MAHLFAIRMPFTGSAVPAVDTERRLVARARRGDPAAFRGLFEQHSPAVWRFLRDLLRDEAAADEATQETFVRAHARLGALRDDTRFVSWLLGIARHVYLESRRGQATHLDIADEENEPLLEAARPSPTPEAWLLDRELEGLLSEALGEVREERRAALLLRIDHGLAYEDIAQVMGWSLPKVKNEIHRARLQLRERLAGHVGTGGRP
- a CDS encoding anti-sigma factor family protein; translated protein: MNLPCRESDLDALLAGELSAEEAGRVGAHAAACDTCARTLEWLRMERGWMARRARRQPARRALETGAWEARLRPAPSRSWPREWRGGMWAAAALVSCVTLSLLSTARPTARPEEPWGDGLVSMARVEMCTDPGIEAVARVEARVGACLLASPTQPPW